One genomic region from Marinobacter szutsaonensis encodes:
- a CDS encoding glycoside hydrolase family 57 protein has product MASDAKTPVVLCWHMHQPGYQDLKTGQFLFPWVYLHAIKDYSDMAAHLEAHPKARAVVNFAPVLLEQIETYLVQIERWRHGAGAIGDPLLAALVADTLPETGSPAFQELMNKALRANPDRIIKRFPAYARLADLAEFYRSKPDIQRYISPTFLTDLLVWYHLGWMGETVRLRNACVQSLQEKGAGFTLDDRIALLDVIFEVMAGIGPRYRHLAKTGQVELSVSPYTHPILPLLLDLESAREAMPAIALPSHSRYPGGDLRASWQLQQARETFKRFFEIDAKGCWASEGGLSQATLAQLGKHGFQWTASGDSVIHNSMNLARENGQLPEQAGIHQPFRFGDDDVTVFFRDDGLSDLIGFNYADWHAEDAVGDLVHHMENIAGHAKSKPRPVISVILDGENAWEYYPENGIHFLDRLYTVLEDHPRLRLATYSELLEQPVAEPVQLPHLVAGSWIYGTFSTWIGDPDKNRAWDLLCEAKTHYDRVMDNGSLNSEEKQAAQRQLALCEGSDWFWWFGDYNPAQIVQDFERLYRRHLVNLYERIGYPAPPSVFQQLSQGGGEPARGGAMRPGHDKDAEAP; this is encoded by the coding sequence ATGGCCTCTGACGCAAAGACGCCGGTGGTGCTGTGCTGGCATATGCATCAGCCGGGTTACCAGGACCTGAAAACCGGCCAGTTCCTGTTTCCCTGGGTGTATCTGCACGCCATCAAGGATTACAGCGATATGGCCGCGCACCTGGAGGCGCATCCAAAGGCCCGGGCGGTAGTGAACTTTGCGCCAGTGCTGCTGGAGCAGATCGAAACCTACCTGGTCCAGATTGAGCGGTGGCGGCACGGGGCCGGAGCCATCGGCGATCCGCTCCTGGCGGCACTGGTTGCCGATACCCTGCCTGAAACCGGCAGCCCGGCCTTCCAGGAGCTCATGAACAAGGCGCTGAGGGCCAACCCCGATCGGATCATCAAGCGTTTTCCCGCCTATGCCCGTCTCGCGGACCTGGCCGAGTTCTACCGCTCCAAACCGGACATCCAGCGTTATATCTCACCCACCTTCCTGACCGATCTGCTGGTCTGGTATCACCTGGGCTGGATGGGAGAGACAGTTCGCCTGCGTAACGCCTGTGTCCAGAGCCTCCAGGAAAAAGGGGCCGGGTTCACTCTGGATGACCGAATTGCGCTACTGGATGTGATATTCGAGGTGATGGCTGGAATCGGCCCGCGTTACCGGCATCTGGCGAAGACCGGGCAGGTGGAGCTCTCCGTCAGCCCCTATACCCATCCGATCCTGCCTCTGCTGCTGGATCTCGAATCGGCCCGGGAAGCGATGCCGGCTATCGCCTTACCCTCACATTCCCGTTATCCCGGCGGTGACTTGCGGGCAAGCTGGCAGTTGCAGCAGGCTCGGGAAACCTTCAAACGGTTTTTCGAAATCGATGCCAAAGGCTGCTGGGCGTCCGAGGGTGGTCTCAGCCAGGCAACCCTGGCCCAGCTTGGGAAACACGGGTTCCAGTGGACGGCGAGTGGTGATTCCGTCATTCACAACAGCATGAACCTGGCCCGGGAAAATGGGCAACTCCCCGAGCAGGCCGGCATTCATCAGCCCTTCCGCTTTGGCGACGACGACGTAACGGTATTTTTCCGGGACGATGGCCTGTCCGATCTGATCGGATTCAACTACGCGGACTGGCATGCCGAGGATGCAGTGGGGGACCTCGTCCACCACATGGAGAATATCGCCGGGCATGCCAAAAGCAAACCAAGGCCGGTCATTTCCGTCATCCTGGATGGTGAGAATGCGTGGGAATACTACCCGGAAAACGGCATTCATTTCCTCGACCGGCTTTATACGGTGCTTGAAGATCACCCACGGTTGAGGCTGGCGACCTACAGTGAACTGCTTGAACAACCGGTCGCCGAACCGGTGCAGCTTCCGCACCTGGTCGCCGGAAGCTGGATCTACGGCACCTTTTCCACCTGGATCGGGGATCCTGACAAGAACCGTGCCTGGGACCTGCTTTGCGAGGCAAAAACCCATTATGACCGGGTCATGGATAACGGCAGCCTGAACTCCGAGGAAAAGCAGGCGGCGCAACGACAACTCGCATTGTGTGAAGGCTCTGACTGGTTCTGGTGGTTCGGAGATTATAACCCGGCGCAGATCGTCCAGGATTTCGAGCGCCTGTACCGGCGGCATCTGGTCAATCTGTATGAAAGGATTGGTTATCCGGCGCCACCGTCGGTGTTCCAGCAACTGAGCCAGGGTGGCGGGGAACCGGCGCGCGGCGGTGCCATGCGGCCCGGCCATGACAAAGATGCTGAGGCGCCATGA
- the glgC gene encoding glucose-1-phosphate adenylyltransferase, whose product MHTAKRFVSRLTRQTLALVLAGGRGSRLYDLTKWRAKPAVPFGGKFRIIDFPLSNCINSGIGQVGVITQYKSHSLIRHIQRGWGFLRGELDEFVELLPAQQRIETSWYEGTADAVLQNLDIIRSHNPEYVLILAGDHIYKMDYGTMLAAHVESEADITVGCIEVPIEDASAFGVMDVDEEMRIREFEEKPEKPRPMPGRPGKALASMGIYVFSTRILFEELIRDHQLQGTSSHDFGKDIIPSVIRRLRVVAFPFRDPVQNGPAYWRDVGTIDSLWQANLELIGVSPELNLYDSNWPIWTYQEQLPPAKFVFDDENRRGTAVDSMVAGGCIVSGAMVKHSLLFSQVRVHSFSEVSDSVIYPDVEIGRNCKIQRALIDRGCKIPEGTHIGFDEEDDRKRFHVSPKGVVLVTPEMLGQDYPHGL is encoded by the coding sequence ATGCATACGGCCAAGCGTTTTGTCAGTCGCCTCACTCGCCAGACACTTGCTCTGGTACTCGCCGGGGGACGCGGTTCCCGGCTTTACGATCTCACCAAATGGCGTGCCAAGCCCGCCGTCCCCTTTGGCGGGAAATTCCGGATTATCGATTTTCCACTGTCCAACTGCATCAACTCGGGCATAGGGCAGGTCGGTGTGATCACCCAGTACAAGTCCCATTCGCTGATCCGTCACATCCAGCGCGGCTGGGGATTTCTCCGGGGCGAACTCGACGAGTTTGTCGAACTGTTGCCGGCGCAACAGCGGATCGAAACCTCCTGGTACGAGGGTACCGCTGATGCGGTGCTGCAGAACCTCGACATCATTCGCAGCCACAATCCGGAATATGTCCTGATCCTCGCAGGCGATCACATCTACAAGATGGATTACGGCACCATGCTGGCCGCTCACGTGGAAAGCGAGGCGGACATTACCGTTGGCTGTATCGAGGTGCCGATCGAGGATGCTTCAGCCTTCGGGGTCATGGATGTGGATGAGGAGATGAGGATCCGGGAGTTCGAAGAGAAACCCGAGAAGCCGCGGCCCATGCCTGGCAGGCCGGGCAAGGCGCTGGCATCGATGGGCATTTACGTGTTCAGCACGCGGATCCTGTTCGAGGAACTGATCCGGGACCATCAGCTACAGGGCACGTCCTCCCATGATTTCGGGAAGGACATTATCCCGTCCGTGATCCGCCGATTACGGGTCGTGGCGTTCCCGTTTCGGGACCCGGTGCAGAACGGGCCGGCGTACTGGCGTGACGTGGGCACCATTGATTCGTTATGGCAGGCCAACCTCGAGCTGATCGGGGTGAGCCCCGAACTGAACCTGTACGATTCCAACTGGCCGATCTGGACCTATCAGGAGCAGCTGCCTCCGGCCAAGTTCGTCTTTGACGACGAAAACCGCCGGGGTACCGCTGTGGATTCGATGGTTGCCGGTGGCTGCATCGTTTCCGGAGCCATGGTAAAGCATTCGCTCCTGTTCTCTCAGGTAAGGGTGCACTCGTTCAGTGAGGTATCCGATTCGGTCATTTATCCGGACGTTGAAATCGGGCGGAACTGCAAGATCCAGCGGGCGCTGATCGATCGCGGCTGCAAGATTCCAGAAGGCACCCATATCGGATTTGACGAAGAAGACGATCGCAAGCGATTTCACGTTTCCCCGAAAGGCGTTGTTCTGGTGACACCCGAGATGCTCGGGCAGGACTATCCCCATGGCCTCTGA